TAACTATAACAACATTAGCCGCCAACTTCAAAACAGAGAATATTCACTCCCCCAATGGACGACAACGAGAGCACAGTGGTAGCATCACCATCGCCAAAGCAACTACGAAAGCGTAGTGGAGGATTTAAGAGTCCTTTtacgaagaagaagaagcaggAGGAGGGGTCAGTGCTTGAATACAGTAAATCGAGTAAACAGGTGAAGGAGTACACGAGAAACATTGATACGATGAAACAGGCTATTAAGATTCTGAAGAAATATGACATGGAGCTGAGGACTATGGAGTTGATCGACAAATGGAGGAGCATTTGTGACAGATCTATGTCATATATCCTCAATTTCACGGTGTTGAAGATAAACAAGCTAGGTGGGTACGAAGAGTATAAGAAGAGGGAGATAGGTATGGAAAAGGCGAAGATCGAGTATCAGATGGATACTAGCTTCCAAGAGGAAGTCGATACAGTGTTAGAATCCGAAGAGTTCAAATCGTTATCTGTAGACGAACAGACGGAATACAGAGATCAAATCGATGgtaaaatcaatgaaatggAATCCTGGAAAACCAGCCAATTACAGAAATTGGACTTgcaattggaaaattgtCAAGGAAAGGAAATGGACATGCTTGAATTGTCTAAAAAACTCAATGTTGATTACAATCTGATATACCCCATGTAAACGTTTTcctttcattttcttttgcaatATGGAAtttgacaaaaaaaaaaagctggcaataaaaaaaaaaattgatgctAGAGATTAAACTGTAATAT
This is a stretch of genomic DNA from Kazachstania africana CBS 2517 chromosome 8, complete genome. It encodes these proteins:
- the MEI5 gene encoding Mei5p (similar to Saccharomyces cerevisiae MEI5 (YPL121C); ancestral locus Anc_8.618), whose amino-acid sequence is MDDNESTVVASPSPKQLRKRSGGFKSPFTKKKKQEEGSVLEYSKSSKQVKEYTRNIDTMKQAIKILKKYDMELRTMELIDKWRSICDRSMSYILNFTVLKINKLGGYEEYKKREIGMEKAKIEYQMDTSFQEEVDTVLESEEFKSLSVDEQTEYRDQIDGKINEMESWKTSQLQKLDLQLENCQGKEMDMLELSKKLNVDYNLIYPM